In Vibrio sp. STUT-A11, a genomic segment contains:
- the fliE gene encoding flagellar hook-basal body complex protein FliE, with product MKIDGIQADMRAMMVEATNTAPTATGAKVGADFGDLLTNAINNVNSLQKASGDLQTRFDRGDADVSLSDVMIARNKSSVAFDATVQIRNKLVEAYKDLMNMPV from the coding sequence ATGAAAATTGATGGTATTCAGGCAGATATGCGCGCCATGATGGTAGAAGCAACGAACACAGCTCCTACGGCGACTGGTGCGAAAGTTGGGGCCGATTTTGGTGATCTCCTCACCAACGCCATCAATAACGTAAACTCACTTCAAAAAGCGTCGGGTGATCTTCAGACTCGTTTTGATCGAGGTGACGCTGATGTCTCCCTTTCAGACGTTATGATTGCCCGTAACAAATCCAGTGTGGCATTTGATGCTACTGTCCAAATCCGCAACAAGCTCGTCGAGGCCTATAAAGACCTCATGAATATGCCCGTGTAA
- the fliF gene encoding flagellar basal-body MS-ring/collar protein FliF, which produces MADKSTDLTVTDGGADGALIANSELDVESQNPDLEERSASKLDMAVGDLDLLRQVVLVLSISICVALIVMLFFWVKEPEMRPLGAYQTEELIPVLDYLDQQKIDYKLDGNTVSVEASDYNSIKLGMVRAGVNQATEAGDDILLQDMGFGVSQRLEQERLKLSRERQLAQAIEEMKQVRKARVLLALPKHSVFVRHNQDASASVFLTLSTGANLKQQEVDSIVDMVASAVPGMKTSRITVTDQHGRLLSSGSEDPASAARRKEQELERNQEQALREKIDSVLLPILGIGNYTAQVDIKMDFSAVEQTRKRFDPNTPATRSEYALEDYNNSNTVAGIPGALSNQPPADASIPQDIAQMKDGSLSGQGSVRKESTRNFELDTTISHERKQTGTVARQTVSVAIKDRREVNPDTGEVTYTPMSEPEINAIRQVLIGTVGFDQSRGDLLNVLSVKFAEPEAELLVDQPIWEHPNFNDWVRWFASALVIIVVVLVLVRPAMKKLLNPTSDNENEMYGPDGIPIGADGETSLLGSDIESSELFEFGSSIDLPNLHKDEDVLKAVRALVANEPELAAQVVKNWMNENG; this is translated from the coding sequence GTGGCAGACAAGTCTACAGATTTAACCGTCACTGATGGCGGTGCAGATGGTGCTCTTATCGCTAACTCCGAGCTGGATGTGGAAAGTCAAAACCCAGATTTGGAAGAGCGCAGTGCGTCAAAACTAGATATGGCGGTAGGCGATCTTGACTTACTTCGTCAGGTCGTACTGGTGCTGTCCATTTCCATCTGTGTTGCGTTGATCGTGATGCTGTTTTTCTGGGTGAAAGAGCCAGAGATGCGTCCGCTTGGCGCGTACCAGACCGAAGAATTGATCCCGGTTCTGGACTATCTTGATCAGCAAAAAATTGACTACAAACTGGATGGTAATACCGTTTCGGTTGAGGCGAGTGACTACAACTCGATCAAACTTGGTATGGTGCGAGCGGGTGTCAATCAGGCTACAGAAGCTGGCGATGACATTTTGCTGCAAGACATGGGTTTTGGGGTTTCTCAGCGTCTGGAGCAAGAGCGTCTGAAACTCAGTCGTGAGCGACAACTTGCTCAGGCAATTGAAGAAATGAAGCAGGTTCGCAAAGCTCGGGTGTTACTGGCATTGCCTAAACACAGTGTTTTTGTTCGCCATAATCAAGACGCTTCGGCCTCCGTTTTTCTGACTTTATCGACAGGGGCTAACCTCAAGCAGCAGGAAGTGGATTCCATCGTCGACATGGTGGCCAGCGCGGTTCCAGGAATGAAAACCTCCCGTATCACCGTAACGGATCAGCACGGTCGTTTATTGAGTTCAGGCTCTGAAGATCCAGCGTCGGCTGCTCGTCGAAAAGAGCAAGAGTTGGAGCGAAATCAAGAACAAGCGCTACGTGAAAAAATTGATTCCGTGCTACTGCCAATTTTGGGTATCGGCAATTACACCGCGCAGGTTGATATCAAAATGGACTTCAGCGCGGTAGAACAAACCCGAAAACGCTTTGATCCAAATACGCCAGCGACACGCAGTGAATATGCACTGGAAGATTACAACAACAGTAACACAGTAGCTGGGATTCCAGGCGCTCTGAGTAACCAACCGCCAGCCGATGCGTCGATCCCACAAGATATTGCTCAGATGAAAGATGGGTCGTTATCAGGGCAAGGTTCCGTGCGTAAAGAATCGACACGTAACTTTGAATTGGACACCACCATTAGCCATGAACGCAAACAGACAGGTACCGTTGCGCGTCAAACGGTTTCAGTGGCAATCAAAGATCGCCGAGAAGTCAACCCAGACACAGGTGAAGTCACTTACACGCCAATGTCTGAACCCGAAATTAATGCGATTCGTCAGGTGTTAATTGGCACCGTCGGTTTTGATCAGTCACGTGGTGATTTACTCAATGTATTGAGTGTCAAGTTTGCCGAGCCAGAAGCGGAGCTGCTTGTCGACCAACCGATTTGGGAACATCCAAACTTTAACGATTGGGTTCGCTGGTTTGCCAGCGCCTTGGTGATCATCGTGGTTGTGTTGGTTTTGGTTCGCCCTGCGATGAAGAAACTGCTTAACCCAACCAGCGATAACGAAAATGAAATGTACGGTCCAGATGGCATACCTATTGGTGCGGACGGAGAAACCAGCCTACTTGGCAGTGACATTGAGAGTAGCGAGCTGTTTGAGTTTGGTTCAAGTATCGACTTGCCGAATTTACACAAAGATGAAGATGTACTGAAAGCGGTTCGTGCGCTGGTGGCAAACGAACCAGAACTGGCAGCTCAGGTTGTGAAAAACTGGATGAATGAAAATGGCTAA